DNA from Arcobacter lacus:
AGTTTTGCAGGTTTTAAGTTTGCAACTACACAAGCTTGAGTACCAACTAATTCTTCAGCTGAATAATACTCTTTAATTCCTGCTAAAATTTGTCTATTTCTTCCTTCTCCTAAATCAACTTGTAGTTTTAGAAGTTTTGCAGATTTTGGAACTTCAACTGCTTCTACAATTGTTCCAATTTTTAAAGTTGTTTCAAAAAATTTATCAATAGTGATTAAATTGTCATCTTCTACTTTTGTAGTTTCTTGTTCTTTTTTTATTTCACATTCAGCTTTTGTTTCATCAGCTGTTGCAGGTTGTTCTAATAAAATCTCTTCTATTCTTGGGAAAAGTTGTTCAACTTTTGTTATAACTGTATCAGCTAATAACTCTTTATTTTTTATCAATTTATTAAAAGTTTCAGTATTTATATTCATACCTAAAGATTGAGCAATTAGTTTAATTTTTTCAGGCATTACTGAATCTAAAAGTAGGGCAACTTTAGCCATAATATTTGTAATTAAAGCAACTAACGCCATAGCCTCAGCATTTTTTCCATCTTTCATTAAATTCCAAGGTTCATAATCATTGATTGCTTTATTTGCAATAGTTAAAACTTTCCATATCTCTTCAAGATATCTGTTTATTTGCATATTATAAATATATTTTTCAACACCATCTAAAATTTCATTTACTTCATCTAACTCTTTTTTATGGAATTTTTCAACATCAACTGAACTTACTTTATAATCAAAATATTTTCCACTCATTCCCGAAATTCTATTTAGTAAATTTCCTAAATCATTTCCTAAATCAGAGTTTATTCTATCTATTAAAGCTTTTTGTGAAAAATCTCCATCTTGACCAAAAGGAACTTCTCTTAACATGAAATATCTAAATGCGTCAAGTCCATAAGCATCTGCAACTTCTTTTGGATTTACAACATTTCCTTTTGATTTAGACATTTTTTCACCATCTCTTGTCCACCAACCGTGCGCTGCAATATGTTTTGGTAAAGGTAAATCTAAAGACATTAAAAATGCTGGCCAATAAATAGAGTGAAATCTTAATATATCTTTTCCAACAAGATGAATATTTGCTGGCCAAAAATCCATATTTTTATCATCAGTTCCATATCCAAGTGCTGTAATATAGTTTAAAAGAGCATCAAGCCAAACATACATAACATGTTTTGGTTCATTCATTGATTCTGGAAATTTTACTCCCCAAGAAAATGATGTTCTTGAGATTGATAAATCTTTTAAACCACCTTTTACAAAGTTTACAATTTCATTCTTTTTGCTTCTTGGTAAAATACAATCTTCATTTTCTTCATACCATTTAAGTAATTTTTCTTCATATTTAGATAATTCAAAAAAATAACTTTCTTCTTTTACTAAAGTTGTTGCTCTTCCACATTCTGGACAAAATTGTTCATCTACAAGTTGAGATTCA
Protein-coding regions in this window:
- the metG gene encoding methionine--tRNA ligase, which codes for MQESCKNVYITTPIYYVNDVAHIGHAYTTIIADMLARYSRLTGSNTFLLTGTDEHGQKIAQSAEIRNKTPKEYADEISGKFRTLWDDFDITYDKFIRTTDEEHKIGVQKAFETMYKKGDIYKGEYEGFYCVPCETFFPESQLVDEQFCPECGRATTLVKEESYFFELSKYEEKLLKWYEENEDCILPRSKKNEIVNFVKGGLKDLSISRTSFSWGVKFPESMNEPKHVMYVWLDALLNYITALGYGTDDKNMDFWPANIHLVGKDILRFHSIYWPAFLMSLDLPLPKHIAAHGWWTRDGEKMSKSKGNVVNPKEVADAYGLDAFRYFMLREVPFGQDGDFSQKALIDRINSDLGNDLGNLLNRISGMSGKYFDYKVSSVDVEKFHKKELDEVNEILDGVEKYIYNMQINRYLEEIWKVLTIANKAINDYEPWNLMKDGKNAEAMALVALITNIMAKVALLLDSVMPEKIKLIAQSLGMNINTETFNKLIKNKELLADTVITKVEQLFPRIEEILLEQPATADETKAECEIKKEQETTKVEDDNLITIDKFFETTLKIGTIVEAVEVPKSAKLLKLQVDLGEGRNRQILAGIKEYYSAEELVGTQACVVANLKPAKLMGMLSEGMLMAARDENGLSLLRPEAPKKSGTKIS